One Falsihalocynthiibacter arcticus DNA segment encodes these proteins:
- a CDS encoding Bug family tripartite tricarboxylate transporter substrate binding protein, which translates to MKTTFGQIAVVAALVTGMGSASMAQEYPFRDITTAVVWGAGGGTDNINRMIMAEMEKHLPVSINVINQTGGVAGSNGMVYVQNQADDGYTLVGLSESNVTAAVQGGWDQRFDFWFPFIVGGSPDLISVPADSPYTTLQELVDAAKATPGSIPAAASGAGGIHHLNLLAIQNGTDATFNFIPYSGSAPSQEAALAGEVALVVTSLAEQAPLIEGGLLRPLAMLTPEEATIGGVTVPSAFDLYDGLDEYLPLKQAIGFAIHNSASDEVKATLVAAFDQAMAGDTVAEWALANNYDIGGQSGAEATALFTNLEETFACTLQELGAAEIDPATLGIICE; encoded by the coding sequence ATGAAAACGACTTTTGGACAGATTGCAGTGGTCGCTGCACTTGTGACGGGAATGGGCAGTGCGTCGATGGCGCAGGAATATCCGTTCCGTGACATCACCACCGCCGTTGTATGGGGCGCCGGTGGCGGTACAGACAACATTAACCGTATGATCATGGCGGAAATGGAAAAGCACCTACCCGTCAGCATCAACGTTATTAACCAAACGGGCGGTGTTGCTGGGTCTAACGGTATGGTCTACGTGCAGAATCAGGCCGATGACGGTTACACATTGGTCGGCTTGTCCGAATCCAACGTTACAGCCGCCGTGCAGGGTGGCTGGGATCAACGTTTTGACTTCTGGTTCCCGTTCATCGTCGGCGGATCACCTGACCTTATTTCGGTTCCCGCAGACAGCCCTTACACTACACTTCAAGAACTCGTGGATGCGGCCAAAGCGACCCCAGGTTCCATTCCAGCAGCGGCATCCGGTGCCGGTGGTATTCACCACCTGAACCTGCTTGCGATCCAGAACGGTACAGACGCGACGTTTAACTTCATTCCATACAGCGGGTCAGCCCCCAGTCAAGAAGCTGCTCTTGCAGGCGAAGTTGCACTGGTTGTGACCTCACTGGCCGAGCAAGCCCCGCTGATCGAAGGCGGTTTGCTGCGCCCGTTGGCTATGCTGACACCGGAAGAAGCCACAATCGGCGGCGTCACTGTTCCATCCGCATTTGATCTGTATGATGGTTTGGACGAATACCTTCCGCTCAAGCAGGCGATTGGCTTTGCCATCCACAACTCCGCGTCTGACGAAGTAAAAGCAACGCTCGTTGCGGCCTTCGATCAGGCAATGGCGGGTGACACGGTTGCCGAGTGGGCTTTGGCTAACAACTACGACATCGGCGGTCAATCCGGCGCAGAAGCAACTGCTCTGTTCACCAACCTGGAGGAGACGTTTGCCTGTACCCTGCAAGAGCTGGGTGCCGCAGAAATTGACCCTGCCACGCTGGGCATCATCTGCGAATAA
- a CDS encoding isocitrate/isopropylmalate dehydrogenase family protein has product MKDSFDIAVFDGDGIGPEITRPTVDILRKLAAQSTYELSFVDCPAGAAHYAQTGESLPKASMDVARQSDAILLSAMGLPTVRYEDGTEISPQIELRKALTLFAGVRPVRIFPGQRTPLKMPEGREVDFVLIRESTEGLFYSQGRGEVTKDEARETLLITRDISEKLFRFAFKLAAERKAKGQGVGRVTCVDKANVFRAFAFFRDIFDGIAKDFPELVVDHAYVDATALWMVQKPWDFDVLVTENMFGDILSDLGAGLMGGLGVAPSADIGLDNAVFQPCHGSAPDIAGMGKANPMAMILSGAMMLDWLGTKHDNTAMMTDGERLRKAVEDVIARGDGLTPDLGGTGTTTSIGLAIIKELSV; this is encoded by the coding sequence TTGAAAGATAGCTTTGATATAGCAGTCTTCGATGGCGACGGGATCGGACCCGAGATTACACGCCCCACCGTTGATATCCTGCGCAAGTTGGCCGCCCAAAGCACATATGAGTTGTCGTTCGTCGATTGCCCAGCGGGTGCGGCCCATTATGCGCAAACGGGTGAATCGCTCCCCAAGGCATCGATGGATGTCGCACGTCAATCGGATGCGATCTTGCTGTCGGCGATGGGTTTGCCCACAGTGCGCTATGAAGATGGCACCGAAATTTCGCCACAGATTGAGCTTCGCAAGGCGCTGACGTTGTTTGCAGGCGTGCGCCCTGTGCGTATTTTTCCCGGCCAGCGCACACCTTTGAAGATGCCCGAGGGGCGCGAAGTTGATTTCGTTTTAATCCGCGAAAGCACCGAAGGTCTATTTTATTCACAAGGACGCGGCGAGGTCACCAAAGACGAGGCCCGCGAAACTCTTCTGATCACCCGCGACATTTCTGAAAAACTGTTCCGGTTTGCCTTTAAATTGGCTGCTGAGCGCAAGGCCAAAGGGCAAGGCGTTGGTCGGGTAACCTGCGTCGACAAGGCGAACGTTTTTCGGGCGTTCGCGTTTTTCCGAGACATTTTTGATGGTATTGCGAAGGATTTCCCCGAACTGGTGGTCGATCACGCCTACGTGGATGCCACCGCCCTTTGGATGGTACAAAAGCCATGGGATTTTGATGTTCTGGTGACCGAAAACATGTTTGGCGACATTTTGTCTGATTTGGGGGCTGGTCTGATGGGCGGGCTTGGTGTGGCTCCTTCCGCTGATATCGGTCTGGACAACGCAGTGTTCCAGCCATGCCACGGGTCCGCGCCTGATATTGCGGGCATGGGTAAGGCAAACCCTATGGCCATGATCCTGTCTGGAGCGATGATGCTGGATTGGCTGGGTACGAAACACGACAATACCGCGATGATGACTGATGGCGAGCGTTTGCGAAAAGCGGTCGAAGATGTGATCGCGCGCGGTGACGGCCTGACGCCTGATTTGGGCGGCACGGGAACAACAACTTCCATTGGTTTGGCTATTATCAAGGAGCTATCAGTATGA
- a CDS encoding Gfo/Idh/MocA family protein: MNLRVACVGAGYFSQLHYGSWARMDRATLVGSCNRDIKKAQATGLPAYDDLGQMLTETTPDLLDIILPPVAHAETIKTALAAGIKTMICQKPFCNDLAEAESITALAEAAGARIIVHENFRFQPWFRTIKAAIDDGAIGTVQQVSFRLRPGDGQGQRAYLDRQPYFQQMEKFLIHETGVHYVDTFRYLLGDPTAVYADLRKINPVIAGEDAGYVLFDHSNGARAMLDGNRHLDHAADNLRCTMGEGLIEGTEGTLTLTGDGAVHLRKHSKTTVTTVLGPNTREGFGGDCVHHLQSHVICGILDGTKLENEARDYLTVIRIEEAIYASANKAQKLKV, translated from the coding sequence ATGAACCTCCGAGTTGCATGTGTCGGCGCGGGCTATTTCAGCCAGTTACATTATGGCAGTTGGGCGCGCATGGACCGTGCCACGCTGGTGGGGTCTTGCAATCGTGATATCAAGAAAGCTCAGGCAACAGGTTTGCCTGCGTACGACGACCTTGGTCAGATGTTGACGGAGACGACTCCCGATCTGCTCGACATCATCCTGCCGCCGGTCGCACATGCCGAGACGATCAAGACGGCGCTGGCGGCGGGGATCAAGACGATGATTTGCCAGAAACCTTTTTGCAACGATCTGGCCGAGGCAGAAAGCATCACTGCGTTGGCCGAGGCCGCAGGCGCGCGCATCATCGTCCATGAAAATTTCCGGTTCCAGCCGTGGTTTCGCACGATTAAGGCCGCGATTGATGACGGCGCGATTGGCACTGTGCAGCAGGTATCGTTCCGCCTTCGTCCTGGCGACGGGCAGGGGCAACGCGCATACCTTGATCGCCAGCCGTATTTCCAACAGATGGAAAAGTTTTTGATCCACGAAACGGGTGTCCATTATGTCGATACATTCCGGTATTTACTGGGTGATCCCACAGCGGTGTATGCTGATCTACGCAAGATAAACCCTGTGATTGCGGGCGAAGATGCAGGGTATGTTTTGTTCGATCACTCTAATGGGGCGCGTGCCATGCTTGATGGGAACCGCCATCTTGATCATGCAGCGGATAATCTGCGTTGCACGATGGGCGAGGGGCTGATTGAGGGCACCGAAGGCACCCTGACCCTGACCGGAGATGGCGCGGTGCATCTGCGTAAACATTCTAAAACTACCGTGACAACCGTGCTTGGTCCGAATACGAGGGAAGGGTTCGGTGGTGATTGCGTGCATCACTTGCAATCCCATGTTATTTGCGGAATTTTGGACGGGACAAAGCTAGAGAATGAAGCCCGTGACTATTTGACGGTCATTCGTATTGAAGAAGCGATATATGCTTCGGCAAATAAGGCACAGAAACTAAAGGTTTAA